The Triticum aestivum cultivar Chinese Spring chromosome 3A, IWGSC CS RefSeq v2.1, whole genome shotgun sequence genome includes a region encoding these proteins:
- the LOC123060230 gene encoding sphingosine-1-phosphate lyase — protein sequence MEAAAELAQRLRAAANERLAGQEPLLLVAAPLLALLAARAVHAAAADVADRGLRTVLITLAMAAVKLVPGVSGYIAAEKSKVVEKLQSGSASSKKNLRTELPAVGIPDRVIGDLQALKDKDVRWQGKCSGTVYIAGSESEGHFSLINKAYSMFSHTNPLHQDVFKSVAQLEAEVVAMTAALLGSKEKASGGQICGNMTSGGTESILLAVKTSRDYMQSKKGITKPEMIIAESAHSAYDKAAQYFNIKVRRVPVNKEFLADVKGFKRCINGNTIMMVGSAPGFPHGLIDPIEELGELASQYGICLHVDLCLGGFVLPFARKLGYPIPPFDFSVKGVTSISTDVHKYGLAPKGTSTVLYRNHAIRKHQFVAVTEWTGGLYISPTMAGSRPGGLVAGAWAAMMSLGLNGYLESTGKIMEVSKKIQKGIDDISGLFVIGKPDMTVVAFGSDAVDIFEVNDIMSSKGWHLNALQRPNSLHICVTLQHTAIYEEFLKDLEDSVDTVKANPGPISGGMAPIYGAAGKMPDRGTVKELLVEFMDSSC from the exons ATGGAGGCGGCCGCCGAGCTGGCGCAGCGCCTGCGGGCCGCGGCCAACGAGCGGCTGGCGGGGCAGGAgccgctcctcctcgtcgccgcgccGCTGCTCGCGCTCCTCGCCGCGcgcgccgtccacgccgccgccgccgacgtcgccgACCGCGGCCTCCGCACCGTCCTCATCACCCTCGCCATGGCCGCCGTCAA GTTGGTGCCGGGGGTCAGCGGGTACATCGCCGCCGAGAAGAGCAAG GTTGTTGAGAAGTTGCAGTCAGGAAGTGCGTCCAGCAAGAAGAATCTGCGAACCGAGCTGCCCGCCGTCGGGATCCCCGACAGGGTCATAGGCGATCTCCAGGCCCTCAAAGACAAGGATGTGAGATGGCAGGGGAAATGCTCCGGCACAGT TTATATCGCTGGGAGCGAGTCTGAAGGCCATTTTTCACTGATAAACAAGGCCTACTCTAT GTTTTCACACACAAATCCACTGCATCAGGATGTATTCAAGAGTGTGGCACAGTTAGAGGCTGAAGTAGTTGCAATGACAGCTGCTTTGCTTGGCAGCAAAGAAAAGGCGTCTGGTGGACAAATTTGTGGCAATATGACGTCAGGCGGAACTGAAAGCATATTATTGGCCGTCAAAACATCACGCGATTATATGCAGTCAAAGAAGGGAATCACAAAGCCCGAAAT GATTATTGCTGAATCAGCTCATTCTGCCTATGACAAAGCTGCCCAATATTTCAATATTAAAGTGCGGCGTGTACCTGTGAATAAAGAATTTCTTGCAGATGTAAAAGGATTCAAACGGTGCATAAATGGAAACACCATAATG ATGGTTGGATCTGCACCAGGGTTTCCCCATGGTTTAATTGATCCTATTGAG GAACTTGGGGAGTTGGCTTCACAATATGGTATTTGCTTGCATGTTGATCTATGCCTTGGTGGCTTCGTATTGCCTTTCGCCCGTAAGCTTGG GTACCCTATTCCTCCTTTTGATTTTTCTGTCAAAGGTGTTACGTCCATCTCAACGGATGTTCATAAGTATGGGCTAGCTCCAAAAGGCACCAGTACTGTCCTATACAGGAATCATGCAATTAGAAAG CACCAATTTGTTGCTG TGACTGAATGGACTGGTGGGCTCTATATTTCCCCTACTATGGCTGGAAGCAGGCCAGGTGGACTAGTCGCAGGAGCTTGGGCTGCGATGATGTCTCTTGGATTGAATG GTTATTTGGAAAGTACTGGTAAGATCATGGAAGTCTCAAAGAAGATACAAAAAGG AATTGATGATATCTCAGGTTTATTTGTGATTGGGAAGCCAGACATGACCGTCGTGGCCTTTGGGTCGGACGCGGTCGACATATTTGAGGTAAATGACATAATGTCATCAAAAGGATGGCACCTCAATGCTCTTCAGAGACCCAACAG TCTGCACATCTGCGTGACGCTTCAACACACGGCTATCTATGAGGAATTCCTCAAGGACCTCGAGGATTCCGTGGACACA GTGAAAGCGAATCCAGGGCCTATCAGTGGGGGGATGGCTCCCATCTATGGCGCGGCTGGGAAGATGCCGGACAGAGGCACGGTCAAGGAGTTGCTTGTGGAGTTCATGGACAGCTCTTGCTAA
- the LOC123060231 gene encoding uncharacterized protein (The sequence of the model RefSeq protein was modified relative to this genomic sequence to represent the inferred CDS: added 37 bases not found in genome assembly), with translation MVLGKIAIVIGSGIIGTMVTGGDGSKLPDLRDVLSFSFKFMKQGKKEGSSNASPQNDLLLSQVNYLRDQLQALSREAQCPQIINVNGGPGAGAYGLTFIAVGAIGYLYIRWKGWKISDMMFVTKRGLADACNVVGKQLDQVSESVHASKKHLAGRIDRVDCSLDECHEIIEATGKEVTVIHGDLSAFQEEIQSVHHVVRTLETKLGRLAYTQDHTTRGIHELCEFTKRLDRSPKADTLKVTASTPLPAIESSEGITRTASLPSGSEPVSPVAQSPRADPPKVLRSSTAISASGLSMLAGTTAIPKRAVINRATSMKEGVPTPEAPKDTSSTAATLKRPVSSSSRFGFLRGFAS, from the exons GGATCATCGGAACCATGGTCACCGGCGGCGACGGCAGCAAGCTTCCGGACCTCAGGGACGTGCTCTCCTTCTCCTTCAAG TTCATGAAGCAGGGCAAGAAGGAAGGCTCGTCCAACGCCTCGCCGCAGAACGACCTCTTGTTGTCTCAG GTCAACTATCTCAGGGATCAGCTCCAAGCATTGTCCCGTGAGGCTCAATGCCCGCAGATTATCAACGTCAATGGTGGACCAG GCGCTGGTGCTTATGGTTTAACTTTTATTGCTGTTGGAGCCATTGGCTATTTATACATAAGATGGAAG GGATGGAAAATTTCTGATATGATGTTTGTCACCAAGCGTGGCTTGGCTGATGCCTGCAACGTAGTTGGCAAACAATTGGATCAGGTTTCGGAAAGTGTTCAT GCTTCAAAAAAGCATTTGGCTGGAAGGATCGACCGAGTCGATTGTAGTCTAGATGAATGCCACGAAATTATTGAAGCCACAGGGAAAGAG GTTACAGTAATACATGGAGATCTAAGTGCCTTTCAGGAGGAAATACAATCAGTTCACCATGTTGTCCGCACTCTG GAGACAAAGCTTGGACGCCTTGCATATACTCAA GATCACACAACACGAGGAATACATGAGTTATGTGAGTTCACTAAAAGATTGGATCGGAGTCCGAAAGCCGATACTCTTAAG GTCACAGCATCAACTCCTCTCCCTGCAATCGAGTCTTCAGAAGGAATTACTAGG ACTGCTTCGTTGCCGTCAGGTTCAGAACCCGTGTCTCCTGTAGCTCAATCACCTAGAGCAGATCCACCTAAG GTTCTGCGTTCGTCTACAGCCATATCAGCATCAGGACTGAGTATGCTAGCTGGAACTACAGCAATACCTAAAAGG GCTGTGATCAACCGGGCAACTTCGATGAAGGAAGGAGTGCCGACCCCCGAGGCGCCAAAGGACACTTCAAGCACAGCAGCAACACTCAAGAGACCTGTTTCGAGTTCGAGCCGGTTCGGTTTCCTGCGGGGTTTCGCCAGCTGA